DNA sequence from the Methanolobus sp. ZRKC5 genome:
ACTTTTATTGCCAGTGAAGATGCTGTCAATAAAGTTACATATTATGGCTCTGAAGTTGTGCCTGATGGTGGAAGTGACTTTGTAGACTATGAAGTAATAACTGAGGAAAATGAAACTGAACTTGTAGATGAGCAAGAAGATGGCATTCAGGAAACTATTGAAGACATCGACGAATCAGAAGAGAAAGAATCACCGGGCTTCGCATCAACCACTGGAATCCTGATACTTGCACTAATAGCTATTTTAATGGCAAAAGACAGGACAGACTAAAAAGAAAATGAAAGGAGGAGATTAATCCTCCAGTGAGGAAATGTCTCCTGGGTCCTGTCCAAGTTCCTGTGCCTTGAGCAAACGCCTCATTATCTTTCCGCTACGAGTCTTTGGCAAAGAGTCCCTAAACTCGACCTCTGATGGCATTGCTATAGGGCCAAGGTTCATCCTTACGTGGTAAAGAAGCTCCAGTTTCAACTTGTCACTGGGACTGAAACCCATACGCAATATAATGAAAGCCTTGATGGAATCTCCCTTGAGTGGGTCGGGTTTTCCAATGACAGCTGCTTCTGCTACTGCCTCATGGGATACCAGAGCACTTTCCACCTCAGCGCTACCGATGTTGTGACCTGCAACTATCAGGACATCATCAGAACGACCCAGGATCATTATGTATCCATCCTCATCTTTTACTGCAAGGTCGCCTGCGGTGTAATAGTTCCCTATAGTGTTCCAATACTGATCATACCTCTCATCATTACCGTAAACTGTTCTCATCATGGAAGGCCATGGTTCTTTTATGACAAGGAAACCACCTGTTCCGGCAGGGACAGGTTCGCCATGCTCATCCACGACATCAGCAATAACACCAGGAACAGCCCTTCCTGCAAATCCAGGTTTCATCGGCTCGCCAACCGTTGTTGTAAGCATATGCATACCTGTTTCTGTTTGCCACCATGTATCAAGGATAGGGCATTTCTCCTTGCCTATGACACGATAATACCACTCGAATGCTTCAGGATTAAGAGGCTCACCAACCGAACCCAGTACACGCAGTGAACTAAGGTTATACTGATCAGGCCACTCTTCGCCCATTCTCATGAACATACGAATCGCCGTAGGTGCTGTATAGAAGACAGTCACATCGAACTCTTCAATCATGTTCCACCAGACACCAGGGTCAGGATAGTCGGGCGTTGTTTCGGAGATCAGAATCGTTGCACCCATTGAAAGAGGACCATAGACAATGTAACTATGACCTGTGATCCAACCGGGGTCTGCGGTACACCACATGACATCGTTCTCTTTCAGGTCGAACATGTTCTTTGTAGTATAATAGGTACCAACCATATACCCACCACATGCATGAACTATTCCCTTTGCAGGACCTGTGGTTCCACTGGTATAGAGAATGAAAACTGGGTCCTCTGCATCCATGACCTCTGGCTCACACTCTTTCTCCACGTTATCCATTATCTCATGGAAATCAACTTCTATCTCTGAGAAAAGTTCCAGCTGCGGAGTCATTCTTCTGAGGACCACGATCTTTTCCACGCATGAAGCGTTGACAACAGCTTCGTCCACCAGGGTTTTGAGGTCTATGCGCTTTCCACGCCTAAGAGTTGCATCTGCTGTGATGACGATCTTTGCCTGTGCATCCTTTATTCTGGAATGCAACGCATTGGCACCGAAGCCTCCGAACACGACACTATGTACAGCACCAATACGGGCACAAGCCAGCATTGCGATGATCTGCTCGGGAACAAGCGGCATATAGATACATACCCTGTCACCTTTTTCTACTCCAAGTGACTTCAGGCCGTTGGCAAATCTCATGACATCACGATAAAGCTGGCGATATGTTAGAATTTGCTCCTCACCATTGTCACCGACCCAGATCATTGCTACTTTGTTCCTTTTGCCATTGAACACATGCCTGTCCAGACAGTTATGGGTGATGTTCAACTTGCCATTTGTAAACCACTTTGCATTCGGATGGTTCCATTCCTTTACCTTATCCCATTTCTTAAACCATTCAAGTTCTTCTGCAACATTCTCCCAGTGTTTTTCAGGATCTTTTAGAAACTCATTGTAGGCAGTTTCATAATCCTGCAACCAGGAATTTTTCTTTACAGAAGGATCGGGAAGATAGCTTTTACTATCCAGCTTGACATCAAAATTCTCAGACATGTTTACTCCCTTCATTATTATTTACCGTTGAGGTATTCGCCATGACCTCAAGTATACTCCAGGTCAATCGGACATTTTTTGCAGGGCAACCGTATCATGTCATTTTGAAAAACAAACAAAGGTTCGCGAAAGAACCCCGGGACATGAATGGGACCGCGTTGAAAGAACCACAGACAATATGTAGAATACTTTCAATTATCATGTATAATCATGATATTGGTATATACCTATTTTGGTCTCTAAAGAATTACAAAACTACGTTTGAAAAAAACCAAAAAGATAATTGAGAAACATGTTGCAAAAGAGAAAAAACCGCAAAAACAGTTACAACCGAGTTAAAAAAATAAAAAATGAAATCGAATAAAATAAAAAGAATTAAGATGAGAGTGACAGGATTGCCTCTGCCAGATCACCATTTGCATTTTTCAATGCTTCACGGGCCTGATCATCGGACACACCAGTCTGCTCTGCAACGAGCCTCACATCATCATCGGGTATTTGCAATTCCCTGGCTACATCTTCCGGGGTACCGACTATCTGATAGGTATCTGTACCCTGAGCGTTCATTATTGAGACATTGGCATCGTTGAAAACGATATCCTTTGTAGCTGTTCTTATAATGACCTGTTCAACATCATCTACGTCAGTGATGTTGATACCCATCTGCTTCATCATCTGCTTAACTTTTGCAGGGTTCATTCCCCTGCCGCCTATTCCCGGAAACATGTAATCACCTTTGATATGAATGTAAAGTACCCAATTCGTTTAGTTCATTAAGTTCATTAAATAGTTGCTTAGCAGCAACCGCCGCCACATGATGATGAGTTACAGCCACCGCCGGACTGGTTGTCAATGACAAAGCCCTTTCCTGATGGACCATCTACGTAGTCGATGTTTGCACCTGCAAGACCCTCTGCATCATCCTTACTCATTACGATCTTAAGACCTTTTACTTCAACTACAAGATCGTTCTCTTCATTAATCTCTTCTTCGAGTGACATTCCATACTGCACACCGCAGCAGCTCATGCCTGCAACGAAAACTCTGAGAGCTACATCCTTCTTATCCTGTTCTTCAAGCAGTGATTTTAATTCGACTGCTGCATTGTCAGTTACTTCTACCATTGTTGATTCCTCATTATTTGTTTGAAATGAATACTAGGTGACTACCGGGTAATCCCTTATATGTGTTTTTGATATATAAACTATTCGTATAGTTACGAACTTGTTTGCTTATTCCTACAATAAACCTCACACGAACTCAACATCATCATCTACAGGATTCTGCAAGACCTCACCGCTATAAGCATTTATTTCTAAAGAATTCCTCTGGCCTTTTATTTCCCATATGGGCACATAGACAAGATCCACCTGCAAATTAATATCTGATGGGCTTGGTTTAAATTTTTTGTGTTCGGAAATGATAGCTTCACCCTGGGAATCATCGAAACGCAGGTCACGTGTGTATTCGTCTACTATCATATCAAGAAGTTGCTTTTGAGCTTCCTCATTGGTGGTAACAGGCATTTTTACATCATATTCCACATCAGGAACGACAACACTCTCACGTACATCGGTCAAACGCATTTCCTCTAAGTTTCCATTGAGTGCATTAAGACAACCGGAACCATCGCCGGATATGTCAATTATTTTAGATTTGTAGCGATGTTCCACACCAAGTGAATAATGGTACTGCCAGAAAGGTACGAATTTCAATGTTGCTGTGTTAGCTGCCCTAACATGGGGCATTGCTATTGAAACTGCACGATCCCTTGATACATTGATAGGTGGTGAATGCAGACTCATGATAACTGAATCCATTGGCACTTTCTGAATAGGAGGTTCAGGAGGCACAGGCGCTTCAACACGAGGTTCCTCCGGAACATCAGGTACCTCTAATATAGCAGGTGTCTCTAATATTTCAACACCCTCTGATTCAGAAGAGGTAGCACTTGGACGATAATATTGTACTTCTGTTACTCGTTCCACAACAGGTGCGGACGGTCTGGAGAAACGCGAAACTAATGGCTCCTCTAACGCTGATTTTTCTACATGGGGAGAGGAACCCGTGCCAAATATAGCATTTATAGCTTCTTTTGCGATCTCATCCGACTTGTTAACCGGTTTTTTCCTGCTCGTCTCAAGCAGGTCAAGTTCTGCTGTTGATCCTTCCATGTCAGCAAGTACTGCCCTGCCTATTTTAAGAGCCATGTCATCACGACTCCATACTTTAAGACCAGATGCCTCTGCCTGACGAAGGACTTCATTGTTTGCCTCCCCGGCAATCACATAGAGACCTTCACCATCTGTTATCTGGCTTACAAATTCCCTTAGCTCTGTAAGGTTCGGGCCATATGAAAGTTTAATGAACGTCTTCAAGCCGTCCCTCTCAGCAATTAGGTCATGCCGGAAAGAATCCGTAACATTATAACCTGATGATGTGAAAATATCCCTCAAAATTCGCACTAAGTCTTGTTTCATTATGATCATTACCCATTTTATCGATTAAGTAAAATAGCTTTCTATGAATAAAAAGTATAAGGACTAGAAATAATGTTTCCTTAATTGGAAACATGAAAAATATTAAAGAACACGTGTAGTGGTTTCCAGTTCGATTCCCTTCTTTGTGACCATATAGGAAATTGTCCGGTTAGGAACAAGCATTCCACGCATCTTCCTTATCATTATAGTACGCTCGATCTCGCTTCCACGTTCATTGAGCCTGAATTCAATTACACCGTCACATATGTGGCGAAGGGTATTCTCCGTAATTGGATCGTGCATGCCACTGGTCATCAATACTAAGTGAATGGCCCCTGTTGCCCTGCCGATGGAAGAAATCAGTTCAATTGAATCGACTACTGTATTAAGACTGTAGCCGCGCAGGAAATATGAAATAGAATCTACAACACCTCGGTATTTTGTATCTCTTTTTTGTGTCACTGTGGCTTTCAGGAGATTCATCGAATCCGTACCTTTCTTAAGGAAATCCTTTGCAGAGAGATTACTTGTTAAATCCTTAGGAAGCACATTATAGAAACGTGGCCCATAAGCATCAACGAAATCAAGACGCCCATCCTCAAGATACTTTTCAACATCCCATTTCATGTTCTCCATCTCATGAACTATATCATGACCGGGATGTTCGGACGTGAAGTAGAATACTTCCTCGTCATTCAGAAGGCCACCATAAACAAATTGCTGGGCAAAAATATCGGAATTGGCACCTGGCTCCGCAAGAATCAGAATTGTTGTTCCGGGAGGTACCCCTCCCCCGAGCTGCACGTCCAATCCGGCTATCCCTGTTGAGATTCTATATCCACCTGTACCATCAAAACTATAATCCATAATTAGACCCCATATTACGCAATTATTTCTTTGTCAATTATATTAATAATGAAGTATAATAGTATTTTATAGTATATAGTAATTAGTGATGCCATGATAAAACCTGATGATCTGAAATATGATAACGGCCTCATACAGGCCATTGCTCAGGACAGTGAAACAAAAGAAGTACTCATGTGTGCCTTCATGAACAAAGAAGCAATGGAGAAGACTATTGAGAACGGCATAGTCCACTACTGGAGCCGTAGCAGACAACGCCTGTGGAAAAAGGGTGAGAGCTCCGGACACGTGCAGAAAGTTGTTGAAATAAGGATAGATTGCGATATGGATGCGGTCCTGCTATTGGTGCAACAGGAAGGAGGAGCATGCCATACAGGCTTCCGTTCATGTTTTTACAGAACAATAGATGGTGAAGAAGTAGGAGAAAAGGTATTCAACCCCGAAGATGTGTATTGATTATATTTCTTAGTAACTATTCAGCCTGACTGTTTTAATGATGCAAAAAACAATATACTATGGCTTCATTCTATGTGTTAAAAAATATTCAGTAAAATATCATAAAAAACGTCTATCAATCTGAGGGGATTTGTATAGACCGCGAAGAAATACTTGCAGTTTATGAAGCTGGTCCAGAAGCAGTAGTAGAACTTGTAACTCGATTACTTGGGATAATTGAACATCAATCTCTCCAAATTGCACAACTTGAAGAGCGTGTCAGGCATTTGGAAGAAATGCTTGAAAAGAATAGTCGCAACAGTAGCAAACCACCTTCTACTGATTCTTATGCACGGAATAAACCAACCCTTAAAAGTCAAAGAAAAAAGACCAATAAGCATGTAGGTGGTCAAAACGGTCATCCTGGTACTACATTAAGAATAAATGATGATCCGGATGAAGTTATTGTTCATCCTGTTAATCAATGCGTCAATTGTGGGAGATCGTTAGCTTCTGTTCCCTCTGACTATGAAAGAAGACAGGTCTTTGACATTCCTCCTATAACTATCAATTGCATTGAACATCGTTGCGAGATTAAAACATGTCCCAAATGTTCTCATGTAAACAAAGCTCTTTTTCCAGATGGTGTAACTCAGCCGACTCAATACGGTCATCGAGTTAAGTCATTTGCAGTTTATTTGCACACTTACCAATTACTTCCTTATCAGCGTGTTACCAAGTTGTTCTCTGATATTTTGGGATGCAAGATAAGTCCTGCTACTTTGGTGAACACGGAACGTAGTTGTTTTGAGAAGCTTGGAGCTTTTGAAAATACAGTGAAACATCTCCTGAAAGAATCTCCTGTCATCAATCTGGATGAAACAGGAATGAGAATAAATGCAGTTCGTAATTGGCTTCATGTGGCAGGTACAGACAAACTGACCTATTATTTTGCACATCGCAAAAGGGGCTCAGAAGCAATGGATGCTATGGGCATATTACCAGGTTACACTGGTGTTGCAACACATGATTTTTGGAAACCGTACAACAAATATGAATGTCAACATTCATTATGTAATGCACATTTATTACGAGAGTTAACTGGAGCTTCCGAAAACAGGGATCAACAGTGGCCAAAGATAATGAGTGATCTCTTGATATGCATTAAACATCATGTTGATAATGATCTTTTAGATACTGAGCTAATTCAAAGGTTCAGTGAGGATTATGATCACATAACTTGTTTAGGAGTGAATGAAAATCCTCCTGATCCGGAATCAAATGTGCGGTCTAAAAAACGAGGACGTAAGAAGCAGACCACGGTAAAGAATTTGCTGGATAGGTTTATTGGCCATAAAGAGGATATCTTACGATTTATGTACGACCAAAACGTTCCGTTTGATAACAATCAGGCTGAAAGAGATATCAGAATGACGAAAGTACAGCAGAAGATATCAGGTACTTTCCGCAGTGAACAGGGTGCAAAAAATTTCTGCCGTATAAGAGGATACGTGTCTACTGTTAATAAGAATTCTGAATCTGTTATCGATGCAATTAGTGCAATATTTTATGGCAATTCATTTGTTCCAAAGTTGCAGAATTGATCGTGGATGAAGAAATCAGCTTGGTGGAAGTGAGCTAGGCTGAATAGTTACATTTCTTATAATAATACTAAACATCACTAATCCTTTCATTGACCCTTCTATTCTTTTTTACACATGATTTAAAGGTGTGGCGACTTAATTAAATAGTCAGCAACCCTATTCATGACTATGGAAGAAAGTGCAGAAAACAGGCGAAAGATAGTCCCTGATACGAGTGCAGTCATCGATGGTATCCTTTCCACAAGGATACGTGATGATGGGCTGAGGGATGTAGACATTCACGTTCCAGAGGCAGTGGTGGCTGAATTGGAAGCCCAGGCCAACAGGGGACTTGAGATTGGATACAAAGGCCTTGAGGAGATACAGGAACTCCAGAGATATGCAGACAAAAGCAATATCAGAATATTTTTCACCGGGCCCAGACCAAACCTTGAGCAGGTCAAGCTTGCCAAGGGCGGCGAGATAGATGCACTAATAAGAGAGGTCGCAGAGGGGCTTGATGCAAATTTTGTCACCGGTGACCGGGTACAGTCACTCGTTGCAAAAGCAAAGGGACTTGAAGTTGATTTTGTAAAACCCCCATTTGAAAAATTCGGACCATTACTTGTTGATGACTTCTTCACACCTGACACAATGTCAGTTCACCTGAAGCACAAGGTTTCCCCAATGGCAAAAAAAGGTTCCATAGGGGATGTGCAATATGTAAAGATAAGAAATGAGCCCTGCACATACCAGGAATTAAAAATGATATCCAGAGAGCTGATGGATAGGGCACGTTCTGATCAGGAATCTTTTACGGAAATGACCTTCACCGGTGCAGCGGTGCTTCAGATAAGGAATATGAGGATTGCCATATCGAAGCCTCCGTTTTCCGATGATGTGGAAATCACTATTGTACGTCCGGTGGCCTCTGTATCACTGGAAGAATACCGTTTAAGCGATTTGCTCAAAGAAAGGATAAACACCCAGAGGGGTATTCTGATATCAGGACCACCAGGTGCTGGAAAGTCCACTTTTGCAGCAAGTGTTGCTACTTATCTTAATGACGGAGGATTTGTGGTCAAGACCATGGAATCACCTCGTGACCTACAGGTTCCACAAGAGATCACCCAGTACGCTCCTCTTGATGGCAGCCTTGAGAATACGGCAGATGTGCTGTTGCTTGTACGCCCGGATTATACCATATATGACGAAGTACGCAAGACCAAGGACTTCGAGATCTTTGCTGATATGAGACTTGCCGGTGTGGGCATGATCGGAGTTGTGCATGCAAACCGCGCGGTGGATGCAATTCAAAGACTTATAGGCAGGGTAGAGCTTGGTGTGATCCCGCAGGTTGTGGATACAGTGATATTCATCGACAAGGGAGAGATCGCAAAGGTACAGGTGCTTGAGTTCACTGTGAAGGTTCCGGCAGGCATGATGGAAGCCGACCTTGCCAGACCTGTTATCCTTATATCTGACCTTGAGACAGGCAAGAACGAATTTGAGATCTACACCTACGGTGAGCAAGTCGTTGTTATGCCTATTGGCGGGGAACAGAAGAGAAACCCATCATGGAAATTTGCAGAAGAAGAGGTTAAGGATGTAATCGGCAACTATGCAAACGGTCCGATAGAGGTGGAAATGATCTCAGATAACCGTGCTATGGTGCGTGTGAGAGACAAGGACATGCCCAGGGTGATTGGTAAAAGCGGCAAAACGATCGATGATATCGAGAAAGGGCTTGGCATTCATATCGATGTACGTAAGTTCGAGCCTGGAGAGGAACCTAGATATCAAGATAATGAGGAACGCAAACCACGTTCAAATAAAGAACACCACCCCATCATCGAACGTACAAAAAAGCATGTCATACTCAATGTCCCTGAAGCTTCAGGTCGTGATGTGGAAGTCTATGCAGGTGAAGGGTTCATGTTCTCAGCAACTGTAGGCAGACATGGTGATATCAAGATGAGGACAAATTCCGAGGTCGCCCAGGAGATCTTGTATGCTATGCAAGAGGGCGAGGTTTTGTGGGTTAAGGAAGTCTGAGAGCATAAAGATTACAGGGATAGTGATGCTTTTCCCTGTGACCCATCCTTCTATTTTTCAAATATTGCTGTATAGTCTGAATCAAAATGTATTTATATTTATAAATAATTAAATTTTGATTGGAATGGAAATAGACATAAAACGTGGTTATGATATCCTCCCTGACAACAATATCACGTTTGGAATAAGAATCACAAATAATACTGATCTTGTCATTTCTGACGTACAGATCATCCTCGATTATAATGAATCACTTTTCAAGTCGCAGGAAGACAGGATTCAGAAACTGGCTAGCATCCCCCCGAGCACAGCCATAACTGCTAAATTCACCTTGAAGCCCACGGGATGTATCCTCAACGAAAAAATTGGGGCAAGCATAATCTATCGTGACCCTAAATGGGAAAAACACATGGTTGATATGCGACCAAAGGAAGTACATTGTATCTGTCCTTTTTTGCGTGCAAAACCAATAACAAAAAACGAATTCCTTCAACTATCAGGTTCAGGATATGCTGTGGAATCCAGCATGAATTTTGAAGATATGAACATAGAGCAGATTACTTCTTTCCTGATGCAGACCTGTGCAACACATCTCTACATAGTAGATGAATACACAATTGCAGAAGGTAATGTGCTCCATTTCTCAGGTGAAGTCATAGGCGAGAATAATCACTACCTTCTGACAGCCCTGATAAAGGAAAATGAAGGACTTACTCAGGTCATGCTCAGGGCAGTTTCTGACAAAAAAGATGGAATACAGGGATTTCTCAACGAGATGCTGGCAAAGCTCAAGCATCTTGCAAATACAGTTAATTCTGCAAAAGAGATTGGAGTTATCAAAAATAAGCAGGTGGTCAATGTCCTTGATTCCGTAGTGAAGAGAAGCAATTCATCTGTCGAAAACACGAAATCTCCAGTTAATATCAAAAACAGTATAGTGCAGCAACCTAATACTTATTCAACCCGGAATTCAGGAATTGACCAGAGCAATAATCATGGGAAGAATCCCATGAACGATGAGGCGATTGCTGGCAAAAATAATCAAAATTCGCAAGATGAAGATGTTGCGAAAATGTATGATACCTATCGAAAGGAAATCAGGGAGAAACAAAACGGGACTGAAGAAAAAAGAGAGGTCAGTATCATCCCATATTCCCGTAATCCTGCTCCTTCTGACAAGAAACTTACTATTCTTCGCAGCACCGCACCGCCACGTAAAAAAGAAAAACCTAATTTAAAAAGACATAAGAAAAACAAGAAAGAAATCCTCATGCAGATGTTATTCATTATGGTTCTGGCCATTGTTGCAGGTTCCTTAATGCAAATCCCCATAATCAAAGAAAATATCGGTGGCAGGTTTGGAAGCTCTGACACAGAATCCAATGAGGTGAAGTTTATAGCCATTGGTTTTCTCAATGCAGTGAATGAAAGTCAATTCAGTATTGCTTTTAGTATGTATCAGGGAAAGGATCTTCTTGTTCCCGCAAGTGTTGAGATGCTGTTCAGTAATGAAGGAATTAAACCGAATAGTATTAAGCAGATAGATATTGTATCAAATGAAATCGAAGACGACACTGCAGTCATGGCACTAAACTGTACTGTATCCAGTGTTGATATTCTTGGAAAGGAAACTGATATTTCAGTTATACCGGTCTATTTGCAGCTACATGATATTGACCAGGGCTGGACAGTAACATCTGTTTCATTTATCCAGCCGTATGATATTGAATCCAGTAGATCGGCAGAAGTGGTTTAAGAGTAACGAGTTTCAACCCTCCTGAACGAAACAGCTACAAATTTGGTTTTTATTCAGCAATTCGTGAGAGAGTGCAGGAAGAGTTAGTGATGTGTGCTTAGATACTCTGCGACATACCTGGCAAAATCATCAAAATCGTCCAGCCTTTCGGTCAGGAACATATACAGAATATCGAGGTCTACTTCTTCGTACATGTGAACAAGGATATTTCTAAAACCTGCTGCTTGAGCGAATTCTTCTGCAAATTCACCTGGAATTATACCCTTCTGCCCTAATGTCAGAAACACACTTTTGTAGTCCTCAGGTCTCTTAAACCCTTCTTCAGAAATAATTATTTCACCTATGTCTATTGCACTTTCAATAACAAGCTGGAAATTTCTTTCAACTGCACATCGTAGTTCATAATTTGTTTCCAGATTGGTACTCTCTGTATCAATAGACTTCAAGTAACTGACACATCTTTGCATAAAGTTCAGTTTTCTGAGGATTTTGTCAGCAGCAGATATTCAAACCAGCCCCTTTTCCATAATTCTTTTGAGAAGACTCTGGTTCAAGAAATCCTCATGGTACTTCCTGTCCAGATATTGTGACATTATACGCTGCTCCACATCCAGTTTCAAATCGTGATTCCTTTCAAGTATCAGAACGTTTGGCTTTATAATCTCAAAACTAAGCACCGGTGATGTATCATTGATTATCAGAAGGTCTAATCTATCACTTTTGAGCAAAGTTGTGAGACTGCCTATCAGTTCAATAAGTTTATGATTTTTCTGGGCTTTTGTCAGCGATTCTGACAAATAGACACCTATATCGATGTCACTCAGAACACCGGCTTTCCCCTCTGACACAGACCCAAAAAGGTAAGCAAGCTCAACGTGTTCCTCTTTCTGAAAGAAATCTTTGAGGAGAGGGAGCAATTTATCTTTTTCGAAGGGTTGGTTGCTTGTATTCATGGATATCTGAAAAGATAATGTTCTAAATTTTAGTATGTGTTTATAAGTGATAAAGGTTGAGTGGTTAGTCCTTTTCCCACAGGTGACCACAAAAGTGCTATATAGAATGTGGTCACCCATACAAGCCGGAATAACATCGCTGCCAAGCAACTCACCCTGTTGCTTTTAAGCCTTTTTCAAAACAACTGCTTTGTCAGGAAAACGTTTTGGCCTATCCACAACTGTAAGCCCTGCACTACCGGCTATTTTAATGGATTCTTCAAATGCCTTTTTTGAAACATGCAACGGTGGCTCAACTACATAAATCAGACCATCTGTTTTGAGTATTGATTCCAGCTCCCTGAAAAATGCGTCTTTATCCGCCACCTCATGAACCATATAGAACAGGAAAACAAAGTCAAAATTCCCGGACACACCTATTTTGTCTGCAGCACACTTATGCAGTACGATATTCAGTTCTGTTTCAGATCCCTCTATCTTTTCCCTCAGTTTCGCAAGCATA
Encoded proteins:
- the acs gene encoding acetate--CoA ligase: MSENFDVKLDSKSYLPDPSVKKNSWLQDYETAYNEFLKDPEKHWENVAEELEWFKKWDKVKEWNHPNAKWFTNGKLNITHNCLDRHVFNGKRNKVAMIWVGDNGEEQILTYRQLYRDVMRFANGLKSLGVEKGDRVCIYMPLVPEQIIAMLACARIGAVHSVVFGGFGANALHSRIKDAQAKIVITADATLRRGKRIDLKTLVDEAVVNASCVEKIVVLRRMTPQLELFSEIEVDFHEIMDNVEKECEPEVMDAEDPVFILYTSGTTGPAKGIVHACGGYMVGTYYTTKNMFDLKENDVMWCTADPGWITGHSYIVYGPLSMGATILISETTPDYPDPGVWWNMIEEFDVTVFYTAPTAIRMFMRMGEEWPDQYNLSSLRVLGSVGEPLNPEAFEWYYRVIGKEKCPILDTWWQTETGMHMLTTTVGEPMKPGFAGRAVPGVIADVVDEHGEPVPAGTGGFLVIKEPWPSMMRTVYGNDERYDQYWNTIGNYYTAGDLAVKDEDGYIMILGRSDDVLIVAGHNIGSAEVESALVSHEAVAEAAVIGKPDPLKGDSIKAFIILRMGFSPSDKLKLELLYHVRMNLGPIAMPSEVEFRDSLPKTRSGKIMRRLLKAQELGQDPGDISSLED
- a CDS encoding nascent polypeptide-associated complex protein, encoding MFPGIGGRGMNPAKVKQMMKQMGINITDVDDVEQVIIRTATKDIVFNDANVSIMNAQGTDTYQIVGTPEDVARELQIPDDDVRLVAEQTGVSDDQAREALKNANGDLAEAILSLSS
- a CDS encoding iron-sulfur cluster assembly accessory protein, with amino-acid sequence MVEVTDNAAVELKSLLEEQDKKDVALRVFVAGMSCCGVQYGMSLEEEINEENDLVVEVKGLKIVMSKDDAEGLAGANIDYVDGPSGKGFVIDNQSGGGCNSSSCGGGCC
- a CDS encoding ATPase domain-containing protein, whose translation is MDYSFDGTGGYRISTGIAGLDVQLGGGVPPGTTILILAEPGANSDIFAQQFVYGGLLNDEEVFYFTSEHPGHDIVHEMENMKWDVEKYLEDGRLDFVDAYGPRFYNVLPKDLTSNLSAKDFLKKGTDSMNLLKATVTQKRDTKYRGVVDSISYFLRGYSLNTVVDSIELISSIGRATGAIHLVLMTSGMHDPITENTLRHICDGVIEFRLNERGSEIERTIMIRKMRGMLVPNRTISYMVTKKGIELETTTRVL
- the hisI gene encoding phosphoribosyl-AMP cyclohydrolase, translating into MIKPDDLKYDNGLIQAIAQDSETKEVLMCAFMNKEAMEKTIENGIVHYWSRSRQRLWKKGESSGHVQKVVEIRIDCDMDAVLLLVQQEGGACHTGFRSCFYRTIDGEEVGEKVFNPEDVY
- a CDS encoding IS66 family transposase; protein product: MCIDREEILAVYEAGPEAVVELVTRLLGIIEHQSLQIAQLEERVRHLEEMLEKNSRNSSKPPSTDSYARNKPTLKSQRKKTNKHVGGQNGHPGTTLRINDDPDEVIVHPVNQCVNCGRSLASVPSDYERRQVFDIPPITINCIEHRCEIKTCPKCSHVNKALFPDGVTQPTQYGHRVKSFAVYLHTYQLLPYQRVTKLFSDILGCKISPATLVNTERSCFEKLGAFENTVKHLLKESPVINLDETGMRINAVRNWLHVAGTDKLTYYFAHRKRGSEAMDAMGILPGYTGVATHDFWKPYNKYECQHSLCNAHLLRELTGASENRDQQWPKIMSDLLICIKHHVDNDLLDTELIQRFSEDYDHITCLGVNENPPDPESNVRSKKRGRKKQTTVKNLLDRFIGHKEDILRFMYDQNVPFDNNQAERDIRMTKVQQKISGTFRSEQGAKNFCRIRGYVSTVNKNSESVIDAISAIFYGNSFVPKLQN
- a CDS encoding PINc/VapC family ATPase codes for the protein MEESAENRRKIVPDTSAVIDGILSTRIRDDGLRDVDIHVPEAVVAELEAQANRGLEIGYKGLEEIQELQRYADKSNIRIFFTGPRPNLEQVKLAKGGEIDALIREVAEGLDANFVTGDRVQSLVAKAKGLEVDFVKPPFEKFGPLLVDDFFTPDTMSVHLKHKVSPMAKKGSIGDVQYVKIRNEPCTYQELKMISRELMDRARSDQESFTEMTFTGAAVLQIRNMRIAISKPPFSDDVEITIVRPVASVSLEEYRLSDLLKERINTQRGILISGPPGAGKSTFAASVATYLNDGGFVVKTMESPRDLQVPQEITQYAPLDGSLENTADVLLLVRPDYTIYDEVRKTKDFEIFADMRLAGVGMIGVVHANRAVDAIQRLIGRVELGVIPQVVDTVIFIDKGEIAKVQVLEFTVKVPAGMMEADLARPVILISDLETGKNEFEIYTYGEQVVVMPIGGEQKRNPSWKFAEEEVKDVIGNYANGPIEVEMISDNRAMVRVRDKDMPRVIGKSGKTIDDIEKGLGIHIDVRKFEPGEEPRYQDNEERKPRSNKEHHPIIERTKKHVILNVPEASGRDVEVYAGEGFMFSATVGRHGDIKMRTNSEVAQEILYAMQEGEVLWVKEV
- a CDS encoding DUF86 domain-containing protein; protein product: MQRCVSYLKSIDTESTNLETNYELRCAVERNFQLVIESAIDIGEIIISEEGFKRPEDYKSVFLTLGQKGIIPGEFAEEFAQAAGFRNILVHMYEEVDLDILYMFLTERLDDFDDFARYVAEYLSTHH
- a CDS encoding nucleotidyltransferase domain-containing protein, yielding MNTSNQPFEKDKLLPLLKDFFQKEEHVELAYLFGSVSEGKAGVLSDIDIGVYLSESLTKAQKNHKLIELIGSLTTLLKSDRLDLLIINDTSPVLSFEIIKPNVLILERNHDLKLDVEQRIMSQYLDRKYHEDFLNQSLLKRIMEKGLV